GGCTCGACGAACGCTTCAAAATCAAACCCACAACGAAGGAAGCGTTGCACATGCAGATCGAGTTGTTGTGATGGCGCCCGCGCGGGCCGCAAACCATGACAAGTGATGCTCGGAGGGACAGGCGTGTCAGATCAAACCGCGCGCTTTCATCAAGGCCAATACCCGGTTTTGTTGACAGCGCAGGCGATTCAAACCAGAATACGTGAGTTGGGCCAACAGCTTTCCGCAGATTATGCCGGGAAATGTCCGGTGTTTATCGGCGTGCTCAACGGCAGCTTCATGTTCATGTCAGATTTGATGAAGGAGATTACGATCGATTGCGAAGTCGATTTCATCAAAATCTCCAGCTATGGCGAAGCGATGAAAACCTCCGGCGTCGTTAAAGTGAAGAAGGACATCGACTGCCACATCGAAGGCCGCCACACGGTGATCGTGGAAGACATCATTGACTCCGGCCTCTCGGTGACGTATCTTAACAACAAATTGCGGGAAATGAAACCCGCCTCGTTGAAATTCGTTTCATTGCTGGTCAAAGACGGCGGCAAGCAGGTTGATTATCATTGTGATTATGTCGGTTTTCACATACCGACCCGTTTCGTGGTCGGCTTCGGATTGGATTACGCTCAAAAATTTCGCAACCTTCCGGCAGTCTATATGATGGACTGAAGGTCGCGGTTTTATTTTTATGGTGATGTTGGTTCATTCACTTGACGAGTATCATTGAGGAATCTCACCAGGTTCGCGGCAAGTGAGCCGGCGCAGGCCGGCAGGTTTCAAGTGCACGATCAGGTTTATTTGTATTTCCGGACCGGGCAGCGCTGTCCGAGGTTGCGCCGGCGCCGCGAGTACATCTCCCGGCCTCGGGCCGGGCGAGGAAACCGGACGTGCTTCTGAACGCCGTTAGCGAAACTTTACCTTGTACCATTAAACTTTGCGATCCTAATGAACAGCAACAGCAAAAAGAAAAACAATTCGACCAATTCTCCGAAACGCAAACGGCCGCAGACGCCGCAGCGTCGCGATGACAATAATAACAACTTCCAATGGGCGCGCGCCTCGCGCACCTTGACCTTTTGGCTGGCGATTCTATTGCTCGCGATTTGGATTACCCTGAGTTGGGAACGGCAGGAGCCGGAAGAGAAACAGGTCAGTTTCAGCCAGTTCATTGAACTGCTGGACGGCCAAAAGCTGCAAAAAGTCGTTGTGCGCGGCGAT
This genomic interval from Cytophagia bacterium CHB2 contains the following:
- the hpt gene encoding hypoxanthine phosphoribosyltransferase gives rise to the protein MLGGTGVSDQTARFHQGQYPVLLTAQAIQTRIRELGQQLSADYAGKCPVFIGVLNGSFMFMSDLMKEITIDCEVDFIKISSYGEAMKTSGVVKVKKDIDCHIEGRHTVIVEDIIDSGLSVTYLNNKLREMKPASLKFVSLLVKDGGKQVDYHCDYVGFHIPTRFVVGFGLDYAQKFRNLPAVYMMD